One genomic segment of Pseudomonas sp. RU47 includes these proteins:
- a CDS encoding Tc toxin subunit A-related protein: MDLNTSGGLLEKRRSALLDYCIGKISRQKYPFLRTPEDLFELLRMDPLDTYARQNSWVAEAISCVQQYINAVHRKLEPGFIDYNVPAEHLAQWDLYSNYPDWAAVQLISLYPENYITPFVRQRKTSLFRNLENDLNQTRLSVDSVQAAMRGYLQAFEQTCDLDVLSCYMDGDTPERADYYFIGRQRVQPCQYFWRRAQIELTPTCTAVNPAAWSEWQAVDVQPANRVVDIRPVFWNGRLCLVWAEWREPVASKNEDESIDGKLDINLAFMTQNGQWSAPLIVHSSAYPTVTGGASFSLTAMVATVRTDSVEPKGTLGILFEGLYGPHKVSARTVHDVLMRPVTYDDGAWLDKAWEKRFKTPETVQHRLPSQVGIVSEVEKGGTLAAFLGLRVTARREGDGPDGRDVLVVQGFCMPTGQSGTATTSIALKLLNRTIADPDDVSADRPMAGNWCVDALEEFSRAKGSWMDSANFSLDAGAYGVKHFKLNVAELLDFIPPTLVKNTVDAAQFLSFNQSSLELKYTRLNSLFGPELVWRANISVDAVLHWENQFMREPPPTGFKFDEPNGAFDGANGLYFWEIFFHLAHLVAIRLRDEERYLEAQQWLHHIFDPQAIKEEAPLPDKPRYWRCRPLGMDQGNAGCEALAPADPDAIGYSKPVHFKMLMFTEYVKNLMAWGDWYYRQLTRDSLVAAKLCYVQAGFLMGKAPNTRAVSHWQTDTVGNLLLQCGTRPALEKFEQTFNFSLADVPSGSDTAPMLGLLACAPFKIPVNQSLLDLFAAPQQRIYNLRNNLTLDGKPLDIPLFSPATDPNQLLRDLAAVGAAGPRPLGGRLVVNAFRWRVIFEVVLRHVQALQDCGSQVLSLLERRDRAEQEELQQNHLVELGSYAQTVQEQSIAQLEAGVTALEQSRTVAQQRADAYAQRYNENVSAVEYQVMASLDQSKVLALTAKVIKPVGAVLASLPNVFGLANGGHRVEKVTDAVCFGLEVASSLLQIDADNQSTTEGYRRRRNEWGLQRDQALAEVGAINAQIEAQRHAVEAARCNLAQTLRANGQALAVYNFLQKRATNAELYGWMIGQLKALHYQAYDAVLSLCFSAQASLSAETGDYETQWPLQQFWLDQRHGLTAGEHLRAHLLRMEREYLQRNERRLELVKTVSLRQLFDDEIDPQPGMDSWTDALTDLQTNGSLEFRLTQLLFDRDHPGHYCRQISAVEIDLPVLSGPYEDVRASLVQLGSMTATKATSQSVKYLHDVEGGGAPVEVQFNLRSGQQIVLSKGIADNGLTAMKPDEGLLNPFENTGAVSSWRLNFPWAGQDSQAAMLRSLSDVVVRVYYMAKPGDPAFGRHVEDLVTTVRRAGAKRQRQGASRHE, encoded by the coding sequence ATGGATTTGAACACCTCCGGTGGTTTGCTGGAAAAACGTCGTTCGGCTTTACTCGATTACTGCATTGGAAAGATCAGCAGGCAAAAGTACCCGTTCCTGAGAACGCCGGAAGATCTGTTTGAATTGCTGCGCATGGATCCGCTGGACACTTATGCCAGGCAAAACTCATGGGTCGCTGAAGCAATCAGTTGCGTGCAGCAGTACATAAATGCGGTGCATCGCAAACTGGAGCCGGGCTTCATCGATTACAACGTGCCTGCAGAACATCTGGCGCAGTGGGATCTCTACAGCAACTATCCGGACTGGGCAGCAGTACAACTGATCAGCCTCTACCCGGAGAACTACATCACCCCGTTTGTCCGCCAGCGCAAGACCAGCCTGTTCAGAAATCTTGAAAACGACCTCAATCAAACGCGTTTGAGTGTGGATTCGGTTCAGGCAGCGATGCGCGGATATTTGCAAGCGTTCGAGCAAACCTGCGATCTGGATGTTCTCAGTTGCTACATGGACGGAGATACGCCTGAACGTGCCGATTACTACTTCATCGGGCGCCAGCGTGTGCAACCGTGCCAGTACTTCTGGCGCAGGGCACAGATCGAGCTGACGCCGACCTGTACGGCGGTCAACCCGGCGGCGTGGAGCGAATGGCAAGCCGTGGACGTTCAGCCCGCCAATCGGGTTGTGGACATACGCCCGGTGTTCTGGAATGGCCGACTGTGTCTGGTCTGGGCGGAGTGGCGCGAGCCGGTCGCCAGTAAAAACGAGGACGAGTCCATCGACGGCAAGCTGGATATCAATCTGGCGTTCATGACGCAGAACGGGCAATGGTCGGCACCGTTGATTGTGCACAGCTCCGCGTACCCGACTGTTACTGGAGGTGCCAGCTTTTCTTTGACTGCCATGGTGGCGACGGTGCGCACCGATTCTGTGGAACCCAAAGGGACGCTGGGCATCCTGTTCGAAGGGTTGTATGGCCCTCATAAAGTGTCGGCGCGTACGGTTCACGACGTACTGATGCGCCCCGTGACGTATGACGATGGCGCATGGCTGGACAAGGCATGGGAGAAGCGCTTCAAGACCCCCGAGACCGTTCAGCATCGGCTGCCCAGTCAGGTTGGGATTGTCAGCGAGGTAGAAAAAGGCGGTACGTTGGCTGCGTTTCTGGGGTTACGAGTCACGGCACGACGTGAAGGTGATGGTCCGGATGGTCGAGATGTACTGGTGGTGCAGGGATTTTGTATGCCCACGGGCCAGTCGGGCACGGCTACGACGAGCATTGCATTGAAGTTGTTGAACCGAACAATTGCTGACCCAGATGACGTCTCTGCGGATCGCCCGATGGCAGGTAACTGGTGCGTGGACGCCTTGGAGGAGTTCAGTCGAGCGAAAGGAAGCTGGATGGACAGCGCCAATTTCTCTCTTGACGCCGGGGCGTACGGCGTCAAGCATTTCAAACTGAATGTTGCCGAACTGCTGGATTTCATCCCGCCCACTCTGGTGAAGAACACCGTCGATGCCGCCCAGTTTCTCTCCTTCAACCAATCGTCGCTAGAGCTGAAATACACCCGCCTGAATTCGCTGTTTGGTCCGGAACTGGTCTGGCGCGCCAATATCTCGGTGGACGCCGTGTTGCACTGGGAGAACCAGTTCATGCGCGAGCCGCCGCCGACAGGCTTTAAATTCGACGAACCAAACGGTGCTTTTGATGGTGCCAACGGGCTGTATTTCTGGGAAATCTTTTTTCATCTGGCGCACCTTGTGGCGATCCGCCTGCGCGATGAGGAACGTTATCTAGAGGCGCAACAGTGGCTGCATCACATTTTTGACCCGCAGGCGATCAAAGAGGAAGCCCCGCTACCGGATAAACCGCGCTATTGGCGCTGCCGACCCTTGGGGATGGATCAAGGCAATGCCGGCTGTGAAGCGCTGGCTCCGGCCGACCCGGATGCCATCGGCTATTCGAAGCCAGTGCACTTCAAAATGCTGATGTTTACCGAGTACGTTAAAAACCTGATGGCGTGGGGGGATTGGTATTACCGCCAACTGACGCGAGACAGCCTGGTGGCGGCCAAATTGTGTTACGTGCAGGCTGGCTTTCTGATGGGCAAGGCGCCCAATACTCGGGCGGTGAGTCATTGGCAAACCGATACGGTCGGCAACCTGCTGTTGCAATGTGGCACGCGTCCGGCTCTGGAAAAATTCGAACAGACATTCAACTTCAGTCTGGCCGATGTCCCGTCCGGCTCCGATACGGCACCCATGCTTGGGCTATTGGCCTGCGCGCCATTCAAGATTCCCGTCAATCAATCGTTGCTCGACCTGTTTGCCGCGCCGCAGCAGCGCATTTACAACCTGCGTAACAACCTCACGCTGGACGGCAAGCCTCTGGACATTCCCTTGTTCAGCCCTGCGACTGATCCGAATCAATTGCTGCGCGATCTCGCGGCGGTCGGTGCCGCCGGCCCGAGGCCTTTGGGGGGGCGGTTGGTGGTCAACGCATTCCGTTGGCGCGTGATATTCGAGGTCGTATTGCGGCACGTGCAAGCACTGCAGGATTGCGGCAGTCAGGTGCTCAGTCTGCTTGAGCGTCGCGACCGTGCCGAGCAGGAAGAACTGCAGCAAAACCATCTGGTGGAACTGGGCAGCTACGCCCAGACAGTACAAGAGCAATCCATCGCGCAACTGGAGGCGGGCGTAACGGCTCTTGAGCAGAGTCGTACGGTGGCACAGCAGCGCGCTGATGCGTATGCACAGCGCTATAACGAAAACGTGTCGGCAGTTGAATATCAGGTCATGGCCAGCCTGGATCAGTCGAAGGTGCTTGCGTTGACCGCAAAGGTCATCAAGCCTGTAGGGGCAGTTCTGGCGTCGTTGCCAAACGTTTTTGGCCTGGCCAACGGCGGTCATCGTGTTGAAAAAGTGACCGATGCCGTGTGTTTCGGGCTGGAAGTCGCCTCGTCGCTGTTGCAAATCGATGCTGATAACCAGTCCACCACCGAAGGCTATCGCCGTCGCCGAAATGAATGGGGGCTGCAACGCGATCAGGCGCTGGCGGAGGTCGGTGCGATCAATGCACAAATCGAGGCGCAACGGCATGCGGTGGAGGCTGCCCGCTGCAACCTGGCGCAAACGCTGCGGGCCAACGGCCAGGCATTGGCGGTGTACAACTTTCTGCAAAAGCGTGCAACCAATGCTGAGCTGTACGGCTGGATGATCGGTCAGCTCAAGGCGTTGCATTACCAGGCCTACGATGCGGTGCTCAGTTTGTGCTTCAGTGCTCAAGCGTCGTTGAGTGCCGAAACCGGCGATTATGAAACACAGTGGCCGTTGCAGCAGTTCTGGCTGGATCAGCGTCATGGGTTGACGGCCGGCGAGCATTTGCGTGCGCACCTCCTGCGTATGGAAAGAGAGTACCTGCAACGCAACGAGCGACGGCTGGAACTTGTCAAGACCGTTTCGTTGCGCCAATTGTTCGATGATGAAATCGACCCTCAGCCGGGTATGGATAGCTGGACGGATGCGTTGACGGATCTGCAAACCAATGGCTCGCTGGAATTCAGACTCACACAGTTGCTGTTCGACCGTGATCATCCTGGGCATTACTGCCGACAGATCAGCGCGGTGGAGATTGATCTGCCGGTTCTTAGCGGGCCTTACGAGGATGTGCGCGCCTCTCTGGTCCAGCTCGGTAGCATGACGGCCACCAAGGCAACGTCGCAGTCGGTCAAATACTTGCATGACGTTGAGGGCGGTGGGGCTCCTGTCGAGGTGCAATTCAATCTGCGCAGCGGTCAACAGATCGTCCTTTCCAAGGGCATTGCCGACAATGGTCTGACGGCAATGAAACCTGATGAGGGCTTGCTCAATCCGTTCGAAAATACCGGAGCGGTCTCCAGCTGGAGATTGAATTTCCCTTGGGCCGGGCAAGATTCGCAGGCGGCAATGCTGCGCTCTCTGTCGGACGTCGTGGTGCGCGTCTACTACATGGCCAAGCCGGGTGATCCTGCCTTCGGGCGGCACGTGGAAGACTTGGTCACCACGGTTAGAAGAGCTGGCGCAAAGCGTCAACGTCAAGGAGCGAGCCGCCATGAGTAA
- a CDS encoding Tc toxin subunit A, which produces MTVASRPVVQMFEQIFGEAHITENAGLGKLRSYLEQGGSIFPLVEKGAQALVSEYQLSVGDARQLIRRANSYVTYIRREFIEHTLKGDQTTQTDPSSGLLSMVDGPKYEIIFKTPFDSMCPPEALESCISPVAYLIDLLRWVLLRIEPNDDADEKFLLHGRRTDLKLLSVDGPAVHQAVSSVDIIIAVLEKFITAQQSESIEDALINARYPNGLPYYQHWVTIDGVARSKGLSVGDFDRSIDLSYPYFLPSVVGASRNTRALAHASRLGPYQRNLLTEPMYPFSDAEAFYRDNFDTNDTDESEGKKLDQVSYFGEATKLGAVEIERLLSVGDFAPVRSANIDYVDKLDLPAESARSGSVYINANVHPGIRINYAVDKPFNTLTVKPETEEGLTAIDRMNRKLRLDNWLELPSDQVDALLTAAIRAEARSTGSAPKWEISANVVHALGLFQHLRERYRCTAADFAVIVDQLSIYGRGETLSQFDQIFNGQGAYREPLKLRGGLFPVTPVPGEADLTISQLCNGLGIDLQTYHYLALAVAGAHKREDTLLLTPAIVSSLCRLVILPRLFNMTPVEGVLMLTLLGGQQWLDGLAGVPVINASASSNPDVLSLVEAMDTCVQWCEQSNLPVLWMLQHIAVPQSVSIASESDLQFFDQVTNLLPAARLSNNDFLTAGVPSVGAVDWLDFLSTSRGGDALVDHNGLVLHYPGTPEAYEAEARTKLLWVVQTAFGGFDQSAHDALVNTMFAVLLQARDAQVSLLKETLAVYAGIPAGHAIPILSWANSTTHSFLEQVVAHIEEGRRDAGGPLFDVLAEVRRRSEVAMTLNLSVELLQDYLDYGHKAWFGKPSSAKPELSVRTLYYLSTLTRAFDLGRQPPQKLLDYLRQVDALPEVTGSALWLAQQASAIRLAEFFGWSAQEVRDCLKHIDKSGNLVLGGLIELDLLMRVRVLSGKTGMDASTIFQIGNLPETVDKEAYAKAAELALLNESRAQVPLVHAPGDLKALVKTSAEIIDSNSLIANKPDEKATYRVTVTDTAGKPMTGVNVYWHTTLGTMRNKATDIYGRVEVEYWPGKVMGTDQILYWLDLFEPEPAEPVSIVADGSTLWFPGDFKSPIPLGIVPRGQEVELYATVEDRYGNLGKDVLVKWFVQSVPPAKINEAIIRPEDGFTNQEGVTRVVVSSPTGGTFVFSVRTDGGETETYFEPITFAGDEAEQ; this is translated from the coding sequence ATGACTGTTGCGTCCCGCCCCGTTGTGCAAATGTTCGAGCAAATATTTGGCGAAGCACACATCACAGAAAACGCCGGGCTGGGGAAGCTGAGGTCTTATCTCGAGCAGGGCGGTTCGATTTTTCCGCTGGTGGAAAAAGGCGCTCAGGCCTTGGTCAGTGAGTACCAACTCAGTGTGGGCGACGCCCGACAGCTCATCCGGCGGGCCAACAGTTACGTCACGTATATCCGGCGTGAGTTTATCGAGCACACTTTAAAGGGCGATCAAACCACACAGACCGATCCGTCGAGCGGGTTGCTGTCGATGGTTGATGGCCCGAAATACGAGATTATCTTCAAAACCCCATTCGACAGCATGTGCCCCCCCGAGGCGTTGGAATCATGCATCTCGCCCGTGGCATACCTGATCGATCTGTTGCGCTGGGTTCTACTGCGTATCGAGCCTAATGATGACGCGGACGAAAAGTTCCTGCTGCATGGCCGCCGTACCGACTTGAAGTTGCTGTCTGTCGACGGGCCAGCGGTGCATCAGGCGGTGTCGTCGGTCGACATTATCATCGCGGTGCTGGAGAAATTCATCACGGCACAGCAATCAGAGTCGATCGAAGATGCCTTGATCAACGCCCGCTATCCCAATGGCCTGCCTTACTATCAGCATTGGGTCACGATTGACGGTGTGGCGCGCTCCAAAGGGCTTTCGGTGGGGGATTTCGACCGCAGCATCGATCTGTCCTACCCCTATTTTCTGCCGTCGGTTGTCGGTGCGTCCCGCAACACTCGGGCGCTGGCGCATGCCTCGCGGCTGGGCCCGTATCAGCGAAATCTGCTGACTGAGCCTATGTACCCTTTTTCGGATGCTGAGGCGTTTTATCGAGACAACTTCGATACTAACGATACTGACGAGTCTGAGGGGAAGAAACTCGACCAAGTCAGCTATTTTGGTGAAGCAACCAAACTCGGGGCCGTGGAGATCGAACGGTTGTTATCGGTGGGTGATTTTGCACCGGTGCGCTCGGCGAACATCGACTATGTCGACAAACTGGACTTACCTGCGGAAAGTGCCCGTTCTGGCTCCGTTTATATCAACGCCAATGTGCACCCCGGTATCCGGATCAATTACGCAGTAGACAAACCTTTCAACACGCTGACGGTTAAACCCGAGACTGAGGAAGGCCTGACTGCAATCGACCGGATGAACCGCAAACTGCGCCTGGACAACTGGCTCGAGTTGCCGAGCGACCAGGTCGATGCCCTGTTGACGGCGGCAATCAGAGCTGAAGCTCGCAGCACTGGCAGTGCGCCGAAATGGGAGATATCGGCCAACGTCGTGCATGCCTTGGGGCTGTTCCAGCATTTGCGCGAACGCTATCGCTGCACGGCGGCGGATTTCGCTGTGATTGTTGACCAATTGTCGATCTATGGTCGTGGCGAAACCCTTTCGCAATTCGATCAGATCTTCAATGGTCAGGGGGCATATCGCGAACCCTTGAAGCTCCGTGGTGGATTGTTTCCGGTGACGCCGGTGCCCGGTGAGGCCGATCTGACGATCAGCCAGCTGTGCAATGGCTTGGGTATCGATCTGCAGACCTATCATTATCTGGCTCTGGCGGTTGCCGGCGCACACAAGCGTGAAGACACCTTGCTACTCACCCCGGCGATCGTTTCCAGTCTATGTCGCCTGGTCATACTGCCGCGGCTGTTTAACATGACACCGGTCGAAGGTGTCTTGATGCTGACGTTGTTGGGCGGGCAGCAATGGCTTGATGGCCTGGCGGGCGTGCCGGTGATCAACGCCTCGGCGAGCAGCAACCCCGATGTGCTGAGTCTGGTCGAAGCCATGGACACCTGTGTGCAATGGTGCGAGCAAAGTAATCTGCCGGTGCTCTGGATGTTGCAACACATTGCCGTACCGCAAAGTGTCAGCATAGCGAGCGAGTCGGACCTGCAATTTTTCGATCAGGTCACTAACCTCCTGCCAGCGGCGCGGCTGTCCAACAATGACTTTTTGACGGCAGGCGTTCCTTCTGTTGGCGCGGTCGACTGGCTGGACTTCCTGTCGACCAGTAGGGGGGGGGACGCTCTCGTCGATCATAACGGACTGGTGTTGCACTACCCCGGAACGCCAGAAGCATACGAGGCTGAGGCGCGCACGAAGCTCCTGTGGGTTGTGCAAACTGCTTTTGGCGGGTTCGATCAGTCTGCGCATGACGCCCTCGTTAACACAATGTTCGCCGTGCTTTTGCAAGCCCGGGATGCTCAGGTATCACTGTTGAAGGAGACGTTGGCCGTCTATGCCGGGATCCCGGCCGGGCACGCCATACCGATATTGAGTTGGGCGAACTCAACCACTCACTCTTTTCTGGAACAGGTGGTTGCGCATATTGAGGAGGGACGTCGGGACGCTGGCGGCCCATTGTTCGATGTGTTGGCCGAAGTGCGGCGACGCAGTGAAGTGGCCATGACACTGAACCTCAGTGTTGAGTTATTGCAGGACTACCTGGATTACGGCCACAAGGCCTGGTTTGGCAAGCCGTCGAGCGCCAAGCCTGAACTCTCGGTGCGCACTCTGTACTACTTGAGCACGCTCACGCGCGCTTTCGATCTTGGCCGGCAACCGCCACAAAAGCTGCTGGATTACCTGCGTCAGGTCGATGCCCTGCCTGAGGTCACAGGGAGTGCATTGTGGCTGGCGCAACAGGCCTCAGCCATCAGACTGGCCGAGTTTTTCGGCTGGAGCGCGCAGGAAGTGCGCGACTGTCTGAAACACATCGACAAGTCTGGAAATCTGGTGCTCGGAGGCCTCATCGAGCTCGATCTGTTGATGCGCGTACGCGTGCTGTCAGGCAAAACCGGCATGGACGCATCGACGATTTTCCAGATCGGCAATCTGCCCGAGACAGTGGACAAGGAGGCCTATGCCAAGGCCGCTGAGCTTGCCTTGCTGAACGAGTCCCGAGCGCAGGTACCCCTGGTGCATGCCCCGGGCGACCTCAAGGCATTGGTCAAAACCAGTGCTGAAATCATCGATAGCAACAGTTTGATTGCTAACAAACCTGATGAAAAAGCGACCTACAGGGTGACTGTCACAGATACAGCAGGCAAACCCATGACGGGTGTCAACGTTTACTGGCACACCACGTTAGGGACCATGAGAAACAAGGCAACCGATATATACGGCCGGGTCGAGGTTGAATACTGGCCGGGCAAGGTCATGGGGACAGACCAGATCTTGTACTGGCTGGACTTGTTCGAGCCCGAGCCTGCCGAACCCGTCTCTATCGTCGCTGATGGCAGCACCCTGTGGTTTCCCGGTGACTTCAAATCCCCGATCCCGCTGGGGATTGTTCCCCGAGGGCAGGAAGTCGAGCTGTACGCAACGGTGGAAGACCGATACGGCAACCTCGGGAAAGACGTGCTCGTGAAATGGTTCGTGCAAAGCGTGCCGCCAGCGAAAATCAATGAAGCGATCATCCGACCGGAGGATGGATTCACCAATCAGGAAGGGGTGACGCGTGTGGTCGTTTCCAGCCCCACCGGCGGGACATTCGTATTCAGTGTGCGTACCGATGGTGGCGAGACAGAAACTTATTTCGAACCCATCACTTTTGCCGGCGATGAGGCCGAGCAATGA